The DNA window GTCCAGCAGGACACGCTGAAATTTCGCTCCTACACGGCAACCGGACAGCCGTACGACGCCTTCGACCTCGTCCAGCGTCAGGGCGCGCCGAACGAGATGATCGAGCGGCCGCCCGCGAATACGGACGAGCGGATGCACGAAAACACGCTCGATTACATGCGGCCATAGTGCCGAGCCCCCTCCCTTCCTGATTCCAGCAGACGGCCTTTTGCCTCTGTTCACCGGCTCCCTCGGCGACACACGACGCTCGCCGGGGGAGCTGTGGTTGTGTTGGAAACTGCGAGTGCTCTTCCCCGCGCCGACTTCACGGTCGAACGTGTAGTGGAGCCCTGTGCTGTTGCAAGATTAGGCGCAGGACCGACGGTTGCACCGGGGGCATCCTCTAAAACGGCCTGCCTCCTCCTTGTAGCGCCGTTGGCGTCCAATGGCGCTGCGAAGAGGCCTCCCTTACGTCCGGCGAAGAATCTCGCAATCTAATGCTGCTTCACTGACTGTCTTCCCCCTTCACACTCACGAGCTACGATGACCCATTCGATTCGATACTTCCTGTTTCCTCCGTCCCTGGTTTTGCTGGGGGCCCTCCCCCTTCTTACCGGCTGCGGCGCCGGGGCCGACGAGTCCCCCAAGATGGAGGACGTGTCGCCCGCCCGCCAGACCGCCTTCCGCGTGCGCTCGGACGCCGACGTAGGATTGAATGCCGACGCGGGATGGGCGGGCCCGCTCAACGAGCCCGCCACCCTGCCGGTCGAGGCTCCGTTTCGGCTTCGGTTCGAGGTGGAGACGCCCCTGGACGCGCCGTTCGTCGAGCGCTTTCGGCTGCAGTACCGCCGCAACGGCGGGGCCTGGCGCCCGGTCCTAACCGCCGATTTTCCCTATGCTACCTCGGAGGTGACCCCTCGGGTGAGCGTAACCTCCACCGCCGCCTACGAGAATCTGGCAGACGCCACCGACTTGCTCGACGGATCGACGGCGTCGTATGCGGGTGGCAAGGGCGTGCGTCTCTCCGGTCAGGGTCCCGCTCTCCCGGATCACGGCGTGCAGAGCGAGTGGGAGTGGCCGCTGGTCATCCGACGGTACGCGGACGGCGCCGCGACGAACGAGGACGGCGACACGTTCGAGTTTCGAATGGTGGACGTAAAGGGGCGTCCGCTGGCCGCCGAATCGACGCCTAAGATAACGGCAACCATTCCCCCCCGGCTGCTGGGCGGCACCTATCCCGAAACGCCGGGCCGCCTCGGCCCCTGGGAAATGTCCGACGGCAGCCTCTACTTTCTCATGGAGCCGGCGGAGTCCTACAACAAGCTGATGACGGTCAAGTCGACTGACGGTGGGGACACGTGGCGGGAGGTCGACGGCGCCCACCGACCCGCGTCGGGCGACCTGGAGGGGTTCGCCTCCGCCGTCCACGACGGCACCATTCACATGCTCCACCAGATCGACGCCGGGGTCCTGCACCACTCCTTCCGGACGACGGACCACCCGAACAATCCGGACAGATGGGCCGTGCGGGACGACACGGTCGCAACGCCCGGCGAGCCGCCCGTACAGGTTGCATCGATCACTGCCCGATCGGACGGGAGTCTCGTCGGGATTTACGGCGGGCCGGAGCACATCCACTACACGATCCGCAGCCCCGACGGCACGTGGGGCGAGGAAACGACAATCCCCAGCGAGACGGGCGATCCGCTGTCGGGTCCGCAGTCGGTGCGCGGGACGGATGACACGGTGCACCTTGCCTACACGCGCCGCGACGGCACGGCCTGGTATCGTCGCATCCGCCCGGACGGAAGCCTCTCGGCCCCTCAGCAGATCTCCTCTAAGCTGGGAACTGCGGAGACAGACGTCGGCTCCGTCCTCCCCCTCGTGCACCTTCCGGAGACGAACACAACGGCCATTCTCTACCGTCGGGCGGACAGCACCCTGTGGGCACGTCGGGCAGACGCCGACGGCCAGTTGAGTGCCCCCGTCCAGGTCACCGAGCGCGCCGTCGTACAGAACGCGGCCGACTCCGACCAGGTAGGGGCCGATGCCGTTGCCATCGGCTCGTCGATCCACGTCTTGTTCATCGAGAACGGGACGGGCCACCTCTACCACACCCGCAGCGACACCGCCGGCACCTGGACCCCCGCCACGCTGCAGGTCGACAGTGTGAACGCACAGTGGGTCCGCGGGCAACCGGTGCGGCAGGGACGCGCGTACGGCTACGTGTACGACGCTGGGTCGAACGGCGGGTCGGGGATGAACTGGTACGGCGAGGTGCCGGTGGGCGAGTAGTGACAACATCCGACCGTAGCGATTCTTCGGCTCAACGGCTCCCTCCGCGTTCGCCGGGGGAGCCGGGTCTATTTCTGTCCTTCCCCCAACTGTCCGACGCCATAATCCAATCTGTTGTGATTCCCAATCCTCCTTTAAATATTGGGAATCATCATTTCCTCCTGACGATCCTTTCCCCTCTCCCTCATGTCTAAGTGGAAGTTATCGCTCTACGGGTGGTTGAGCTTCCTCTCGTTTCCCGTTGCGTTCTTCAGTACCATCGGAGTGGTGTACCTCGTGTTTGGGAGCTACGTCGAGCCGCTCGTGTCTTCGACTCCATTTCCCGAACCCTACCTCCCGCCGATTATCTTCGTGGTGACCCTTGCGTTGGGGCTCTATGGGATGAAGGTGTTCAACTCGCGCTCAACCCGCGTTCGCCAGAACTTGTGGAAGAAGGCAAACCTCCACCCGACCAGCGAGAACGAATCTACGGGCACCGTGCGCGGATGCACGGTTCGCGCTCGCCCAGACACATGGCAAGACTCGGTCGGGGACGGGAACTCCTCCGCCACAACCGTCGAGGCCGAGATGGGCCAACCGGTCGACGAAGGGGCCGTCGTCGACTTTGCTCCCAGCCAGAAGGTTCAGTCCCTCGCCGAAACAAACCCGACGTTCGTCTTCGAGGAGGACGAGGATCTCGCCGTGGTGGGGGAATCGGAGGCGTGTGTCCAGGCGCTCCTCTCCGGGCGCGCCCGAGAGGCCCTGCTCGAACTCGACACCATCGGGAAGCTCCGCGTCGGCAAGTCCAGCAATCTGATTGCCGACCCCGTCGGGAACGCCCTGGAGTCGCTGTTTGGCGAGGACGCCGCCGAATCGGGACTCGGCGGCGACGCCTCGACGGTCACCCATCAGCTGAAGGGACTGATCCTCGATCCCGATAAACTCAAACGTCAGATCGACGCCGTGGCCGTGGTCGCGAATGCGTTCGAGAGCGCTACTGTCGAATCTCAGGACGAGTCCCACGACCCCGACAGGACATAAAACGGCCGCTCGCCTTGAGTAAAATGTCAGAGGCGGCGGTACATCACGTGGGCATCAACCAACCCCTTCTCCGCGTGGTCAAAGACCTCCGGCAACGTACCCACGATATCGAAGCCCATCTTCTTCCACAGGTGAACGGCCGCCTCATTGGTGGCCACGACGAGGTTGTACTGCATGGCCTCATACCCAAGCCGTCGCGCCGCCTTTAGTGAGTGCTCGCACAGGGCCTGCCCGATGCCCTGCCCCCGCGCGTCGGCGCGCACCATGTATCCCGCATTGCAGACGTGGGCGCCCCGACCCGGCTGATTGTCCTTGAGATAGTACGTGCCAACAATCGCCCCCTCGCGTTCGGCGACGTAGCACGCCCGCGGGTCGTCCATCCAAAGCCGCAGGCCCTCCGCTTTCTCGATATCGGACGGATAGGCGTAGGTAGTGCCGTCCGAGACCACGTCGTGGAAGAGGGTCCAGATGGCGTCGCGATCCCGACACTGGGCGCTGCGAATGTTGAGCATGAACGAGTGTTGCTGTATTGCGCACAGAAAATGCCTTCCAATCCCGGAATTCTTGAGGCTGTCGAACGGGCCTGATCTTCGCTCGCACGACTCAACAAGGACAATCCTGACGACGAATGACGGGAAGCATCCCAGAAATGTGGCTCTCCCCCAGGCCGAATGAACGAATCAGGCAATCAGGTGCTCGGCAAGATAGAGCCAATAGCCTAACGCGAAAAGCTCCACCCCAGCGAAGAACATTGCTAAACGTCCCTCCACATCATCTTTCAACGGTAAGGACCATATGAGCAGATAGCCCGGCGAGAGAAAAAGAAGGATTCCCAGAACATAAACGAACCAGTCCATATCTCTGGCAATCACCTGTTCTTCCCTCAGTAGCTTCACGCTGACCGTGTTCTCCAGAATTGCTGTCGTTCGAGTCACCAACGAATCATCCGACTCAATTCGCTTGGCGAGGTAATCGGGAACATTGAATTTCCGGAGGTGCCATTTCTTCTCGCCCGAAACTTGACGGGCATAGACGACGAGATCGCTGGGCTGCTCCACCGGACTGAATGCGTAAAGAAGCGCCTCTCCCCCCTGGGACGTCTCAGGCACCTTCATGACCCGAGTAGGGACATACGTTTCTCCTACCGTACTGGGAAGCGAAACGTCAACCGCAATGAGGAGAGCAAGAGCGAGACTTGGATACGCCAAGTAGCGAAGTACCCGAGGCAGGTACTTCCTCAGGTATTTCCTGTAGTCGATCTTGTAGAACCGCCTACGACTTCTCCATCGGTCGTGGTGACTCATCGGGGTCCCGGCCAGGGCCTGGTCCAGAATTATCAGTTCGGAGATTCAGCAGCGAACCCGGGGACGCCTCTCTACGCCGAACACCGGGCCCGCAGCCGCTGCGCGTCGTGCGGGGCGTGGCCCTCGCCCGCCGTGTTGTTGAAGAAGACGTACACGTCGCGCCCCTCTGCCCGCCACTCGGCAACAGCGTCTGCCCACTCATCGAGCGCGGCATCGGTGTACCGCCCGCGGTACGCCTCGCCGGCTCCATGCAGCCGCACGTACACGAAATCGGTCGTCACGGTGCGGAGGGTAGACCGGTCGCCGTAGTCGTAGATGCAGAACGCGGCGTCGTGGGCCGCCAGCGCCTCGGTCGTCCCCTCATTCAGCCACGTCGGGTCCCGAAACTCGAAGACGTGCCGATGCTCGTCGTCGAGCACCGCGAGAAAGTTGTGCAGGCGCTCCAGATTCTGATGCCAGTTCGGCGGGCACTGAAAAAGAATCGGCCCCAAGGCATCGCCGAGCGGCTCGACGTTCCGATAGAGGTTTTGGATCGGCTCCTCGGGATCCTTCAGCTTCTTGAAGTGGGTAATGTACTGGTTGGCCTTGACGACAAACGTAAAGTCGTCCGGCGTCTGCTCACGCCAGTTGTGGAGCGTCTCTTCATCGGGGCTCTGGTAGAAGGTGTTGTTGACCTCGACACTGCCGAACGTGTCGGCGTAGAACGAAAGGCGATCGCTCTGCGCGAGGTCGTCGGAGTAGAAGCGGCCAGCAAACGCGTCGTGCTGCCAACCGGAGGTTCCGATGTGAAGCTGGGACATGGGACACAGGGGAATGAGAAAAGCAGAGGAGCGGTTACGCCGGCGGCGACTGCCGAGCGGGAGAGAAGTAGGCCGTGCGCCCCGAGACCTGTTCGGTTTCGAGCGGCACACCCGTGTCCGGGCATCGTTCGTCGCCGTAGCGGTGGGGAAGCATGAAGCGCTCCGGATCCAGCGCCGTGGGATCGGACTCCACGTCGATCGCTGCGTCGAGGACGACCTGGATGGCGTCGTAGAGGCTCCGCAGGTTGGCCTCCGAGAGTTCGGGCACGGTCGTGGCCGGGTGGATGCCCTCCTGGTACAGTGCTTCGTCGGCGTAGATGTTGCCGAGGCCGGCCACCACTTGTTGGTCCAGCAAACGGCCCTTGATGCTGCCGCGACGGCCCTCCAGTTGCTCAAGGAATGCCTCTACGTCCACCCGGCGGGCATCCGGCCCCAGTTCTTTTTCTTCCAGGAAGGCCTCCGGCGTATCGATGAGGCGCACGCGGGCAAACTTGCGCGGGCAGACGAATGCGAGGTGCCCCCCGTCCTCGAAGTGCAATTGGATATACGCGTACTCGGACGGATCACCATTCTCTACGATTTCCACTTTGCCCGTCATGCCGAAGTGGAAGGCCAGCCAGCCGGTCTCGTCCCCGTACTTTGCGAAGACGTGCTTGCCGTGGCGGTGCGTCTCCGTCAGTGTCTGTCCGGAGAGGACCTCGTCGAACCGGTGGGGCTCCACGCCAGCGAGGATGCGCGGGTCGACGACGTTGGTCTGTGCAATCTTCCGGTTCAGGGCTCCGTCGGCGATGCGGCGCCGGTAGACGACATTGTCGGGCAACTCGGGCATGGAGTGTGGAAGTGTGAATGTCTGGACGTATGGAGGACGGGAGGCCTATAGCCACAATTCCCGCAGGCCTTTACGACCAACCGCCGCCAGGCTTCCACGTCCTCGTCCCCGATCGCGCCCAGTTGAGCAAAAATAAAAATGCCCGCCTCTTCCGGGGAGGAGAGAGGCAGGCGTGAGATCGCGTTTCTCGAACGGGTTGATTACGGTCGCTTCGGTAATCCTCGCTCTGCAGAGCAAGTGACGCCGGTGAACCCATTCGTCGCGACGGAGCACTGCTATACGAACGCAGTGTCCTCAGCAATTTTCCGACTGCAGACGACGATCCGCCGCCCCCTCGCGGAGCGGGCGATCGTCCCGGGTCAAATCGGCTGCACGGCGGGACGAAACGCCCCGGTTGTGAGCCAGAATGCGCCGGCGACGCCAGGCGCGGCGGGGAGTCGGAAGCGTGGGAAAGAACGCGTTCATGTAACATCATCGGGTGGTTCGGGAAATCAGTGAGGACCGGCGAGCCGTGGCCCGTCCGATCGCGCCTTCAGACCCCCAAGGACGACCCTGAGTTTTCAAGCTTTCGTGGAGGAAGCGATTCCGTCACACAAAGGTATCACAGATTGAGCCGAAAACCGCTTCCACGTCCCGGCATCGTCCCAACGAGATGCCTACAAGCCCAAGGGCCTCCGCTTCTCAACCAACCAATTCACAAACGGAGGCTTTCGGTTTGATTTTCTATTGCATCGGGAACCTTTCCCCTGCGCGGAATCTTGTGTGTTCATTGCGACTCGCCCACATCCCTGTGGACGAGCACGACCATAACAAGCTCACCGACCCCAGCGACACACACCATGCCCACGCACAAATCGGCCAAGAAGCGCGTTCGCCAGAACGAAAAGCGACGCAAGCAAAACCAGTCCCGAAAGACCCGCGCCCGAACCAAGATCAAGAAGCTCAAGTCCACCGATGACCCGGAGGCCGCACGGGAGCTCCTGAACGACGTAAAGGGCGACCTGGACGGCCTCGCGGCGAAGGGCATCATTCACAAGAACCGCGCCGCCCGAAAGAAGAGCAAGCTGGAGAAGTACGTGGACAACCTCGACGCGTAGGCGCTGCTATCATTGCTCGGTACGAGCAGCCGTCCCCGTAGCGCCGTTGACGCCCAACGGCACTACGGGTCCAGCTCTTTTCCGATGGCAGAGGACCCCCTGCCCCTGCATGTCCTCTACAGCTGCACCGACGCTCCCACCAGCAGCGTGCGGTTTGGCATCGGCGCATCGAAGATCTCACTGTACTGCCGGTCGAATGCGTTGCGCACCTCGGCAGAGAGCGTCGTGCGCGCCCCGCCAAGCCGCGTCTGGTAGGCCAGCCGCGAATGCACTACGCCGTACCGGTCGGTCGCCAGTCCGATATCGGTCAGGCGGTCCCTCCACGTCCCCTGCAGGCTCACGGTGACCGCGCCCACCGTCATCGCGGCGCTTCCCTGCACGTGATGCCGGGCACTGTTGAGCCCGTATTTGTAGGCCGTCGTCGGGCGCTGGGCGTCCAGCGTGGCGTCGAGGAATGTGTACGCCGCGCTGAGCCGGACTCCCGCAGGACCCATCTGCCGATCGAACGTCATTTCCGTTTCGAGTCCCGTGGTCGTGGTCCGGTCAAGGTTTCGGGCCACAAAAACGGCTTCCCGCCGGAGGTAGTCGATGGCATTCTCGGTAGATCGATGGAAGCCCGTCACCGAAAGCGACAGGTTGGCGGGCATCTGCACATCGGCCCCCACCTCGCCCGACCACGCCGTCTCAGCGTCGAGATTCTCGTTGCCCTGATTGGTGGGCGAGTCGATGAAGCGCTCCAGGTAGTTGGGCGCCCGCACGACGCGGCCACCGCCGGCCCGGAGTGTGGCGGCACCCAGGTCATAGGCCACGTAAAGCTGCGGCGTCGGCTCCACGCCATAGACCGGGTCGTAGTCGAGACGCGTGCTCTGATTCACGGTGAGGCGCGAGGTGGCCTGCCAGCGCAGGCTGACGAACGTGCCCACCGATGCGTCGCGGTGTACGCCGTCCCGATTGCTGTCCACGCCCCGTACGCCGCCCGATGCTCCGCCGGTTACGTGCACGGTCCCCCACGTGCGGGAAGCCTGTCCCTGCACGTTCAGCATACGGCTGATGTGCCGATTGGGGCCGACTGCCGGGTTGTACGTGTACCGGTCTCGATGCTGCTTGCCCGCAATCTGGACTTGCCAGGGCGTCTCTGCGTCATGTGCGCTTGCCAGTCGGCTCTGAAGCCAGAAGGTCGACGTCGCCTCCCGGGCGCGGTCGGAGGCAAAGTCGGTGTAGAAGTGATACGCCCCAAACTCACGGTCGTCCACGCCGGCGCGGGCATAGAAGGTTGCGTCGCCCACGTTTCGGCTCACCGCCGCGGTTGCCGCGCGGCGGTGGAAGTCGGTCTGCACCGTACTCGACAGCCCATCCGACTCGGCGGCGGACACCGTCTGCCCGTCGCTGCCCTGTACCGAGGCCGCCGCGCTCACCGTCGTGTTCGCCCCCACGTCGCGGGCCGCGCCGCTCACGTCGTAGAAATTGTTCTTCCCATAGCGCCCATCGACGCGCGCCGCGAGGCCCGTGTCCGGCATCCGGCCACTGCGAAGGGCAGTTTTGGTGATGAGGTGCACCACGCCGCCGAGGGCGTCGGGGCCGTAGAGGGCCGTTGCGGGGCCGTGCAGCACCTCCACCCGGGCGATTTCGGACAGCGGGACCGGCAAATCCATCAGGAAGTGACCGGTGTACGGATCGTTGATTCGGGCCCCATCCAGCAGCAGCAAAACGCCATTGAAGGTCGAGCCGCGCATCTTCAGGTCGCTCTGGACCCCGAACCCCCCCCGACTCTGCACGTCGACCCCGCCCACCACGTCGAGCAGTTGGTCAACGCTGTTGACGGAGAGGTTCTGAATGTCCCGCTGGGTGTAGATGCTCACCTGACGTCCCGTAGTCTGGGCCTCCGCAGCTACGCGAGTGGCCGTCACGACCACGCTGTCGGGCAGGTTCACTTCAAACGCCACGGCAGACGTATCGGTACTGGGCGAGGGCTGAGCCCGCACGCCCCCAACGATCAAGACAGCAATACTGAGAACAGCGAAAAGGCGATGGAATCGCATAGACGTTCGGAAAGTAATTCGACTCTACGCTACACGCACATCCACCAGCGCCCCGTCCCATCCCGCTGACCCCGGACGTGCACTCACAGCGCACGCTCGAATGCTGAGGATCGGCGTCGCCCATCACCTTTTCAACGTTGCCGCTAAAGTTTCATCTCGTTGTGACAAAATTTTGGCCCTGTAACAAGGTCTTTTTCTTCTAACCTCTCGCTGCAGACGCTACTCCGGCGTTTCCTCCGTTGCCTTTGTGCTATCGCTCGGAGCCTTCGTACTGTCGGGCGCCGTCACCGTGGCCGGGGCCGGCACGACCCGATAGCCCGCGACCGACCAGGTCGAGTCCGTTCGCGTCGTGATGACGGCCTCCAAGGTGGTCCCCCCGTCAAATTCAGCAACGTATTGCAAGATCGCGACGGGCCCGTCCCCCACGTCCTGATCCGTAGAGTCGCGGTATTGGCTCGATTGGAGCGTGCGAGACTTGAGCGACTGGAGCTGGCGCCGGGCCCGGGTGCCCTGTTCAATCCACTGCTCGCGC is part of the Salinibacter sp. 10B genome and encodes:
- a CDS encoding sialidase family protein → MTHSIRYFLFPPSLVLLGALPLLTGCGAGADESPKMEDVSPARQTAFRVRSDADVGLNADAGWAGPLNEPATLPVEAPFRLRFEVETPLDAPFVERFRLQYRRNGGAWRPVLTADFPYATSEVTPRVSVTSTAAYENLADATDLLDGSTASYAGGKGVRLSGQGPALPDHGVQSEWEWPLVIRRYADGAATNEDGDTFEFRMVDVKGRPLAAESTPKITATIPPRLLGGTYPETPGRLGPWEMSDGSLYFLMEPAESYNKLMTVKSTDGGDTWREVDGAHRPASGDLEGFASAVHDGTIHMLHQIDAGVLHHSFRTTDHPNNPDRWAVRDDTVATPGEPPVQVASITARSDGSLVGIYGGPEHIHYTIRSPDGTWGEETTIPSETGDPLSGPQSVRGTDDTVHLAYTRRDGTAWYRRIRPDGSLSAPQQISSKLGTAETDVGSVLPLVHLPETNTTAILYRRADSTLWARRADADGQLSAPVQVTERAVVQNAADSDQVGADAVAIGSSIHVLFIENGTGHLYHTRSDTAGTWTPATLQVDSVNAQWVRGQPVRQGRAYGYVYDAGSNGGSGMNWYGEVPVGE
- a CDS encoding GNAT family N-acetyltransferase — encoded protein: MLNIRSAQCRDRDAIWTLFHDVVSDGTTYAYPSDIEKAEGLRLWMDDPRACYVAEREGAIVGTYYLKDNQPGRGAHVCNAGYMVRADARGQGIGQALCEHSLKAARRLGYEAMQYNLVVATNEAAVHLWKKMGFDIVGTLPEVFDHAEKGLVDAHVMYRRL
- a CDS encoding DUF72 domain-containing protein, which translates into the protein MSQLHIGTSGWQHDAFAGRFYSDDLAQSDRLSFYADTFGSVEVNNTFYQSPDEETLHNWREQTPDDFTFVVKANQYITHFKKLKDPEEPIQNLYRNVEPLGDALGPILFQCPPNWHQNLERLHNFLAVLDDEHRHVFEFRDPTWLNEGTTEALAAHDAAFCIYDYGDRSTLRTVTTDFVYVRLHGAGEAYRGRYTDAALDEWADAVAEWRAEGRDVYVFFNNTAGEGHAPHDAQRLRARCSA
- a CDS encoding DNA-formamidopyrimidine glycosylase family protein, producing MPELPDNVVYRRRIADGALNRKIAQTNVVDPRILAGVEPHRFDEVLSGQTLTETHRHGKHVFAKYGDETGWLAFHFGMTGKVEIVENGDPSEYAYIQLHFEDGGHLAFVCPRKFARVRLIDTPEAFLEEKELGPDARRVDVEAFLEQLEGRRGSIKGRLLDQQVVAGLGNIYADEALYQEGIHPATTVPELSEANLRSLYDAIQVVLDAAIDVESDPTALDPERFMLPHRYGDERCPDTGVPLETEQVSGRTAYFSPARQSPPA
- the rpsT gene encoding 30S ribosomal protein S20; amino-acid sequence: MTSSPTPATHTMPTHKSAKKRVRQNEKRRKQNQSRKTRARTKIKKLKSTDDPEAARELLNDVKGDLDGLAAKGIIHKNRAARKKSKLEKYVDNLDA
- a CDS encoding TonB-dependent receptor plug domain-containing protein — its product is MRFHRLFAVLSIAVLIVGGVRAQPSPSTDTSAVAFEVNLPDSVVVTATRVAAEAQTTGRQVSIYTQRDIQNLSVNSVDQLLDVVGGVDVQSRGGFGVQSDLKMRGSTFNGVLLLLDGARINDPYTGHFLMDLPVPLSEIARVEVLHGPATALYGPDALGGVVHLITKTALRSGRMPDTGLAARVDGRYGKNNFYDVSGAARDVGANTTVSAAASVQGSDGQTVSAAESDGLSSTVQTDFHRRAATAAVSRNVGDATFYARAGVDDREFGAYHFYTDFASDRAREATSTFWLQSRLASAHDAETPWQVQIAGKQHRDRYTYNPAVGPNRHISRMLNVQGQASRTWGTVHVTGGASGGVRGVDSNRDGVHRDASVGTFVSLRWQATSRLTVNQSTRLDYDPVYGVEPTPQLYVAYDLGAATLRAGGGRVVRAPNYLERFIDSPTNQGNENLDAETAWSGEVGADVQMPANLSLSVTGFHRSTENAIDYLRREAVFVARNLDRTTTTGLETEMTFDRQMGPAGVRLSAAYTFLDATLDAQRPTTAYKYGLNSARHHVQGSAAMTVGAVTVSLQGTWRDRLTDIGLATDRYGVVHSRLAYQTRLGGARTTLSAEVRNAFDRQYSEIFDAPMPNRTLLVGASVQL